A stretch of Fundicoccus culcitae DNA encodes these proteins:
- a CDS encoding sulfite exporter TauE/SafE family protein, which yields MGLSGYELWLLALVALIVGFSKAGIQGATMPAVAILAVMFGGKASAGIMLPMLIVGDIAAVYQYGKAANFRDVLKLMPASVIGIILGALTGNYLDDQQFKFIMGIIVLICLALLVFRQFQKQAVELPKRPWLTQLVGVTSGFSSMVGNAAGPIFNVYILAQNLNKNAMIGTTAWFFLIINLIKVPFHVFLWGTITWDTLKYTLFAIPFIGIGALIGIWLIKRINENPYKYLIIILTAISAVRLMI from the coding sequence TTGGGTTTAAGTGGATATGAATTATGGCTGTTGGCTTTGGTGGCCTTGATTGTTGGGTTTTCAAAAGCGGGCATTCAAGGAGCGACGATGCCGGCGGTGGCCATCTTAGCTGTTATGTTTGGCGGTAAAGCGTCAGCTGGGATCATGTTGCCGATGCTGATTGTAGGGGACATAGCGGCGGTCTATCAATACGGGAAAGCTGCAAATTTCAGAGATGTGTTGAAGTTAATGCCGGCTTCTGTGATTGGGATAATTTTAGGTGCGTTAACAGGAAATTATTTGGATGATCAACAGTTTAAATTTATCATGGGTATTATTGTATTAATTTGTTTAGCCCTATTAGTTTTTCGTCAATTTCAAAAGCAAGCCGTAGAATTGCCGAAACGACCCTGGTTGACCCAACTAGTTGGTGTGACCAGTGGGTTTTCATCGATGGTAGGGAATGCAGCCGGACCCATTTTCAATGTGTATATCCTGGCACAAAATTTAAATAAAAATGCGATGATTGGGACAACTGCCTGGTTTTTCCTGATAATTAATTTGATCAAAGTGCCTTTTCATGTCTTTTTATGGGGTACAATCACTTGGGATACGCTGAAGTATACCTTATTTGCTATTCCGTTTATTGGGATTGGCGCTTTGATTGGGATTTGGTTAATTAAACGTATTAATGAAAACCCCTATAAATATCTCATTATTATTTTAACGGCTATCTCTGCTGTTCGACTGATGATTT